One window from the genome of Salvia splendens isolate huo1 chromosome 9, SspV2, whole genome shotgun sequence encodes:
- the LOC121749720 gene encoding TBCC domain-containing protein 1-like, with protein sequence MEDSSSSAADDKPLEPPPPATPTSAYHLHPRREPFEHGLLPIPKLIFTDGVQALSQLKSALLSPDSDHRVNLDTLARVLQIPIEQARLIIETISSVLHDESDPLLKAGVSREIDAIGVNMFDLLIFLYIQSYKRLLPKGHRDSASVADVWPSTSAFDGFLSALSPLQLVRSNSRRFIPSQADEEAHQLSYLQKHIGNILSLLADSIEGEGDDSLVLSMDKFEHLGFLVYFGEKGIAKIPLSQSTPFFANSDPDMPAAPVPASQVLDWLLQSISSTQEHIADRVSPKENGPSSSDQDVQMADVGTTSMKPSSSPRGPSFIEGVSKSSCVKQASDLKGTSVKVVNCHESVIYILAPLKYATVYGCSDATIVIGAVGKAIRVEHCERVHLITAARRICIANCRECVFFLGVNQQPLIVGDNHKLQVAPYNTFYSQLGEHLNQVGIDPNINRWDESIALGAVDPHDSLSHPAGVSDAQAESATRVDPDQFTDLVIPNWLEGEQSGSTKDNPFPLPDTYLASKQKKAKSLEEVKQILKESQLEENRKRELSTALHSCFKDWLYASGNIRQLYCLHGE encoded by the exons ATGGAAGATTCCTCCTCCTCTGCCGCAGACGATAAGCCATTAGAGCCACCCCCACCAGCCACCCCTACCTCCGCCTACCACCTTCACCCGCGGCGCGAGCCCTTCGAGCACGGTCTCCTCCCAATCCCCAAATTGATCTTCACCGATGGCGTGCAGGCTCTGTCGCAGCTCAAATCAGCTCTCCTCTCCCCCGATTCCGATCATCGGGTCAATTTGGACACCCTAGCTCGAGTCCTTCAGATTCCGATTGAGCAAGCGCGGCTGATAATCGAGACAATTTCATCGGTTTTGCACGACGAGTCTGATCCGTTGCTGAAGGCTGGAGTTTCCAGGGAGATCGATGCGATTGGGGTCAATATGTTTGATTTGCTCATATTTTTGTACATACAGAGTTACAAGAGGCTGCTGCCGAAAGGGCACAGAGATTCCGCATCTGTCGCCGACGTCTGGCCCTCCACATCGGCTTTCGATGGGTTTCTATCCGCCCTCTCGCCGTTACAG TTGGTGCGCAGCAATAGTCGTAGGTTTATACCATCTCAAGCAGATGAAGAGGCCCATCAGCTGTCCTATTTGCAGAAGCACATTGGCAATATTCTCTCTCTATTGGCAGATTCCATAGAAGGCGAAGGCGATGACTCTCTG GTCTTGTCCATGGATAAATTTGAGCATCTTGGATTTCTGGTGTACTTTGGGGAGAAGGGTATTGCTAAAATACCATTGAGCCAAAGTACTCCTTTTTTCGCAAATTCAGACCCTGACATGCCAGCTGCTCCTGTTCCTGCGTCGCAAGTTCTTGACTGGCTACTCCAAAGTATATCCTCTACCCAGGAGCATATTGCTGATAGAGTTTCCCCAAAGGAAAATGGTCCCAGTAGTTCTGATCAGGATGTTCAAATGGCTGATGTTGGCACTACTTCCATGAAACCGTCAAGCAGCCCAAGAGGTCCAAGTTTCATTGAGGGCGTCTCCAAATCGTCATGTGTCAAACAAGCATCTGATCTTAAGGGTACTTCTGTAAAG GTTGTCAATTGTCATGAATCAGTTATTTATATTTTGGCGCCACTCAAATATGCAACAGTTTATGGATGCTCTGATGCAACTATTGTTATTGGAGCTGTTGGCAAG GCCATTAGGGTTGAACACTGTGAACGTGTTCATCTTATTACTGCAGCAAGACGTATCTGCATAGCAAACTGTCGTGAATGTGTATTCTTCTTGGGGGTCAATCAGCAACCCCTCATTGTTGGTGACAATCATAAATTGCAG GTGGCTCCATATAATACATTCTACTCACAACTGGGTGAGCACTTGAATCAAGTTGGCATAGATCCTAACATCAACAGGTGGGATGAATCCATTGCACTTGGAGCGGTTGATCCACATGATTCATTATCACATCCTGCTGGTGTGTCGGATGCGCAAGCTGAATCTGCTACACGCGTGGACCCTGATCAATTTACCGACCTTGTG ATTCCAAATTGGTTGGAAGGTGAACAATCTGGTTCCACAAAAGATAACCCTTTCCCTTTACCTGATACATACCTTGCATCCAAGCAGAAAAAA GCCAAAAGCTTGGAGGAAGTTAAGCAAATATTGAAGGAATCTCAACTTGAAGAGAACAGGAAACGGGAGCTGTCAACTGCTCTCCATTCATGTTTCAAGGACTGGCTCTATG CGTCAGGCAATATCCGCCAGCTTTACTGCTTACACGGTGAATAA
- the LOC121746889 gene encoding squamosa promoter-binding-like protein 14 has protein sequence MEKGSSSSSSSGGGGGADSINGLKFGKKIYFENVGSRIGGVGEEEAPPPRSPAKKGRTAVVHGGQPPRCQVEGCLVDLSDSKAYYCRHKVCGVHSKSPRVIVAGLEQRFCQQCSRFHQLPEFDQGKRSCRRRLAGHNERRRKPPLGPLLSSRYASLSPSVLAGGLEADMTAYSAFGGRDPWPETSNQTTSTGNFQLPWQMSSQAASPPPSLLQGSTTRSSYAAAEDCFSGIPDSTSALSLLSNEPWGSRSQTLDLGVNSFIAGNSAAGVDPSGPIGRYPSWDFKGDHSLHEMPPDMGLGQNSHPHPSNNPYSMDLRLARPGDGRRHELEPSGGYDSSSHHMNWSL, from the exons ATGGAAAAGGgctcttcctcctcttcttcatcaggtggtggtggtggggctGACTCCATCAATGGCTTGAAATTTGGCAAGAAAATCTACTTTGAAAATGTGGGTTCAAGAATTGGGGGTGTgggggaggaggaggcgccGCCTCCGCGTTCTCCGGCCAAGAAGGGGAGGACTGCGGTGGTGCACGGGGGGCAGCCACCCAGGTGCCAAGTGGAGGGGTGTTTGGTAGATCTGAGTGATTCTAAGGCTTATTATTGTAGGCATAAAGTTTGTGGTGTGCACTCAAAATCTCCAAGGGTGATTGTTGCTGGCCTTGAGCAAAGGTTTTGCCAGCAGTGCAGCAG GTTCCATCAACTGCCCGAATTTGACCAAGGGAAAAGGAGTTGCCGGAGGCGCCTTGCTGGACACAACGAGCGCAGGAGGAAGCCGCCCCTCGGCCCTTTACTGTCATCGCGCTATGCAAGCCTCTCTCCCTCAGTGTTAGCTGGAGGTCTAGAGGCGGACATGACCGCCTACTCAGCATTCGGTGGGAGAGATCCGTGGCCCGAAACATCAAACCAAACAACGAGCACAGGAAACTTCCAGCTTCCCTGGCAGATGAGCTCACAAGCAGCTTCTCCTCCACCCAGTCTTCTGCAAGGCTCCACAACAAGGTCGAGTTACGCAGCTGCCGAGGACTGTTTCAGCGGGATCCCCGACTCAACCAGTGCTCTCTCTCTTCTGTCAAACGAGCCATGGGGCTCGAGAAGCCAAACCTTGGATCTTGGAGTCAACAGTTTTATTGCTGGAAACAGCGCAGCCGGGGTTGACCCAAGTGGCCCGATTGGTCGATATCCTTCGTGGGATTTCAAAGGTGATCACTCTCTCCACGAGATGCCCCCAGATATGGGGTTAGGGCAGAATTCTCATCCTCACCCTTCCAACAATCCTTACAGCATGGACCTAAGGTTGGCTCGGCCAGGTGACGGACGACGCCACGAACTCGAGCCGTCCGGTGGCTATGATTCTTCCAGCCACCACATGAACTGGTCACTTTGA